The following proteins are encoded in a genomic region of Deltaproteobacteria bacterium:
- the eat gene encoding ethanolamine permease, with protein sequence MAENKAKLERVLGPVMLWGLGVGYVISGMYFGWNLGLPQGGTLGLAIATLFITLMYVTFTFGYAELACAIPRAGGAFDYAKRALGPTWGFVGGLAQIIEFVFAPPAIAAAIGAYFHLFFPQIPVIGIALFVYLVFTALNIYGVKAAASFELWITIFAVIELLIFACITLPHLEWSHLTQNSLPFGYKGVFAAIPFAIWFFLAIEGVANVAEETVNPQRNIVLGFSSAMGTLVVLCILTFLGSVGVGGWERIVYAVPGAIPSAGPIPSDSPLPLALAQVVGQNHFFYHLLITIGLFGLIASFHGIILAAGRATFEFGRVGYTFRSLGETHPRFRTPAKALLANMGVGILALLTGKTGEIITLSCFGALTLYIISMVSLFQLRKREPQLARPFRTPGYPLFPFIAFLIASVSLLAMIFYNVKLALIYFSIMGILVAGFQLFRKSGILVEENG encoded by the coding sequence ATGGCCGAGAATAAGGCAAAACTGGAGCGGGTTTTAGGACCCGTCATGCTCTGGGGATTAGGCGTTGGTTACGTCATCTCCGGCATGTATTTCGGGTGGAACCTCGGGCTCCCCCAAGGGGGGACTTTAGGCCTCGCCATTGCGACGCTTTTTATCACCCTGATGTATGTTACCTTTACCTTCGGCTATGCGGAACTAGCCTGCGCCATCCCGCGGGCGGGTGGGGCGTTCGATTATGCCAAGAGGGCCTTGGGACCAACTTGGGGTTTCGTCGGCGGTCTGGCGCAGATCATTGAATTCGTCTTTGCCCCACCGGCGATCGCCGCGGCAATAGGCGCCTATTTTCACCTCTTCTTCCCGCAGATTCCGGTTATCGGGATCGCCCTTTTTGTCTATCTTGTTTTTACGGCCCTGAACATCTATGGTGTTAAGGCGGCCGCTTCATTTGAATTGTGGATTACGATTTTTGCCGTGATCGAACTTTTGATTTTCGCCTGTATTACATTACCCCATCTGGAATGGAGTCATCTGACCCAAAACTCCCTGCCATTCGGTTATAAAGGGGTTTTTGCCGCGATCCCGTTTGCAATCTGGTTTTTTCTGGCGATTGAAGGGGTGGCCAACGTGGCGGAGGAGACGGTGAACCCCCAGAGAAATATTGTGTTAGGGTTCAGTTCGGCGATGGGAACGCTTGTTGTCCTTTGTATCCTGACCTTTCTGGGCTCTGTCGGTGTGGGGGGCTGGGAGAGGATCGTTTATGCCGTGCCCGGGGCGATCCCATCGGCGGGGCCGATCCCATCGGATTCCCCCTTGCCCTTGGCCTTGGCGCAGGTTGTTGGACAAAATCATTTCTTCTATCACTTGCTGATCACGATCGGTCTTTTCGGTCTGATCGCCTCTTTTCATGGGATCATCCTGGCGGCTGGCCGGGCGACGTTCGAGTTCGGTCGTGTCGGTTATACCTTCCGTTCGCTGGGGGAAACCCACCCCCGTTTCAGGACGCCGGCCAAGGCGCTTTTGGCGAATATGGGGGTCGGTATCTTGGCCCTTTTGACGGGAAAAACCGGGGAAATCATCACCCTCTCCTGTTTCGGGGCGTTGACCCTTTATATTATTTCCATGGTTTCCCTCTTTCAGTTGAGAAAGAGGGAACCCCAGCTCGCGCGTCCCTTCCGGACACCGGGGTATCCGCTCTTCCCGTTCATTGCTTTTTTGATTGCCTCTGTTTCTCTTTTGGCGATGATCTTCTATAACGTCAAACTGGCGCTGATCTATTTTTCGATCATGGGAATTTTGGTCGCCGGTTTTCAGCTTTTTCGAAAAAGCGGCATCCTTGTTGAGGAGAACGGATGA
- the sucC gene encoding ADP-forming succinate--CoA ligase subunit beta gives MKIHEYQGKEILKKYGVPVSPGGVAFSLGEAVKIAEGLGMPVVVKAQIHAGGRGKGGGVKLAKTLEEAKGYAKAILGMKLVTPQTGPEGKIVKKLLIEKGCAIARELYLGLVLDRTNSRVTIMASAEGGMEIEEVASKHPEKIFRMPVDPVVGVNPGEAEEVARKLGLDRKLTPKFVSFVGSLYESYLKADCSLAEINPLAVTQEGDLLALDAKINFDDNALFRHPDYESLRDLDEEDPAEIEAKKQDLSYISLSGKIGCLVNGAGLAMATMDIIKLHGGEPANFLDVGGGATEEKVAAAFKIILADPKVKGVLVNIFGGIMKCDTIAGGVVAAAKGVTLRVPVVVRLQGTNVDQGKKILNESGLNLISIDNLDQAAEKIVRLAQ, from the coding sequence ATGAAGATTCACGAATACCAGGGTAAAGAGATTTTGAAAAAGTACGGCGTCCCGGTGTCACCGGGCGGCGTCGCCTTTTCCTTGGGTGAGGCGGTCAAGATTGCCGAAGGTTTGGGGATGCCGGTGGTGGTCAAGGCCCAGATTCATGCTGGTGGCCGAGGCAAAGGGGGCGGGGTCAAGCTGGCCAAGACCCTGGAGGAGGCGAAGGGATACGCCAAGGCGATTTTAGGGATGAAACTGGTGACTCCCCAGACCGGGCCTGAAGGGAAGATTGTCAAAAAACTCCTGATTGAAAAGGGGTGCGCGATTGCGCGTGAACTCTACCTCGGTCTGGTGCTGGACAGGACCAACTCCCGCGTTACGATCATGGCCTCCGCCGAAGGGGGGATGGAGATTGAAGAGGTTGCCTCCAAACATCCAGAAAAAATTTTTAGGATGCCTGTCGATCCTGTTGTTGGAGTCAATCCCGGCGAGGCGGAAGAGGTCGCTCGCAAACTGGGTCTGGATCGAAAACTAACCCCCAAATTTGTCTCTTTCGTGGGGTCTCTCTATGAGTCTTATCTGAAGGCCGATTGTTCGCTCGCTGAGATTAATCCGTTGGCTGTCACCCAAGAGGGGGATCTGCTGGCGCTCGATGCCAAGATTAATTTCGATGACAACGCCCTCTTCCGTCACCCGGACTATGAGTCCTTGCGGGACCTGGATGAAGAGGACCCGGCCGAGATAGAGGCCAAAAAACAGGATCTCTCTTACATCAGTCTTTCCGGAAAAATCGGTTGCCTGGTGAATGGGGCGGGGCTTGCGATGGCAACGATGGATATCATCAAACTCCATGGTGGCGAACCGGCCAACTTTTTGGACGTTGGCGGCGGGGCGACGGAGGAAAAAGTGGCGGCCGCCTTCAAGATTATTCTGGCCGACCCGAAGGTGAAAGGGGTTTTGGTCAATATCTTTGGCGGGATCATGAAGTGCGATACCATTGCCGGTGGGGTTGTCGCCGCGGCAAAAGGGGTCACCCTCAGGGTGCCGGTCGTTGTCCGCCTGCAAGGGACCAACGTGGACCAAGGTAAAAAGATTTTGAATGAGTCAGGCCTAAATCTGATTTCAATTGATAATCTGGATCAGGCGGCGGAGAAAATTGTGAGGTTGGCACAATAG
- the sdhB gene encoding succinate dehydrogenase iron-sulfur subunit, translating to MKMVYFKIKRREEPKAEAHWEEFQVEYKPGMNVISALMEIQRNPVNAKGQKTAPVVWDSNCLEEVCGACSMLINGKVRQACSTLVAKLSQPITLEPMSKFPCVRDLRVDRSVMFESLKRVKAWVPIDGTYNLGPGPRMSPKDQEVAYELSRCMTCGCCLEACPQVNDKSDFIGAAPISQVRLFNMHPTGRMYKDDRLDALMGKGGIGDCGNAQNCVRACPKEIPLTVSIADVERQMTGRIFKKILGD from the coding sequence ATGAAAATGGTCTATTTCAAAATTAAAAGGCGTGAAGAGCCGAAGGCGGAGGCCCACTGGGAGGAGTTTCAGGTGGAGTACAAGCCGGGGATGAATGTGATCTCCGCCTTGATGGAGATTCAGAGGAATCCGGTCAACGCCAAGGGGCAAAAGACCGCGCCGGTCGTTTGGGACTCCAACTGTCTGGAGGAGGTCTGCGGCGCCTGTTCGATGTTGATCAACGGAAAAGTCCGTCAGGCCTGTTCCACACTGGTTGCCAAACTTTCCCAACCGATCACGCTCGAACCGATGAGCAAGTTTCCCTGCGTTCGGGATCTTCGTGTCGATCGCTCCGTGATGTTCGAGAGTTTGAAGAGGGTCAAGGCCTGGGTGCCGATCGATGGGACTTACAACCTTGGCCCCGGTCCGAGGATGAGTCCAAAAGACCAGGAAGTGGCCTATGAACTCTCCCGTTGTATGACCTGTGGCTGTTGCCTCGAGGCCTGCCCTCAGGTCAACGACAAGTCCGATTTCATCGGGGCGGCGCCGATTTCGCAAGTTCGGCTCTTCAATATGCACCCGACCGGGAGGATGTACAAGGATGACCGGCTCGATGCCCTGATGGGCAAAGGGGGGATCGGCGATTGCGGCAACGCGCAAAACTGTGTGCGGGCCTGTCCAAAGGAGATCCCGCTCACCGTTTCCATCGCCGATGTGGAACGGCAGATGACCGGACGGATCTTCAAAAAGATTTTAGGGGATTAA
- the sucD gene encoding succinate--CoA ligase subunit alpha has translation MSILVNKNTKVMTQGITGSTGQFHTRQCVAYGTKMVAGVTPGKGGQEFEGIPIFNSVKEASMQTGATVSVVYVPPKFAAGAIKEAVDASLDLVVCITEGIPILDMVSVKRHMEGKKTRLIGPNCPGIITPGECKIGIMPGSIHRPGRIGIVSRSGTLTYEAVDQVTRIGLGQSTCIGIGGDPVNGTNFVDCLKLLNEDPGTDAIVMIGEIGGTAEEEAAAFIKKNLKKPVVSFIAGISAPPGKRMGHAGAIITGGAGPTGRTGPTGGKGTAREKIAALESAGVKVARAVTEIGKELKAIL, from the coding sequence ATGTCGATACTCGTCAACAAAAACACGAAGGTCATGACCCAGGGGATCACCGGTTCGACCGGACAGTTTCATACGCGGCAGTGCGTTGCCTATGGGACAAAGATGGTGGCCGGGGTGACGCCGGGCAAGGGGGGACAGGAGTTTGAAGGAATCCCGATCTTTAATTCCGTCAAGGAGGCCTCGATGCAAACCGGGGCGACGGTCTCTGTCGTTTATGTCCCTCCAAAGTTTGCGGCGGGGGCGATCAAGGAGGCGGTCGATGCCTCCTTGGATCTTGTTGTTTGCATCACCGAGGGGATCCCGATTCTGGACATGGTCTCTGTGAAGAGGCACATGGAAGGAAAAAAAACGCGTCTCATCGGACCAAACTGTCCCGGGATCATTACACCGGGGGAGTGCAAGATCGGGATCATGCCGGGGTCTATTCACCGGCCGGGACGGATCGGGATCGTTTCCCGCTCCGGGACGCTCACCTATGAGGCGGTCGATCAGGTGACCAGGATCGGTTTGGGTCAGTCGACCTGTATCGGGATCGGCGGCGATCCGGTGAACGGCACCAATTTTGTTGATTGTCTCAAGCTCCTCAATGAAGACCCGGGGACCGACGCGATCGTGATGATCGGTGAGATCGGCGGGACCGCGGAAGAAGAGGCGGCCGCCTTTATCAAAAAGAATCTGAAAAAACCGGTTGTCAGTTTCATCGCCGGGATTTCAGCCCCTCCCGGCAAGCGGATGGGACATGCCGGGGCGATTATTACCGGCGGGGCCGGTCCCACCGGTAGGACCGGTCCCACCGGTGGCAAGGGAACGGCCAGGGAAAAGATTGCGGCGTTGGAATCGGCTGGAGTCAAGGTGGCGCGGGCGGTGACAGAGATTGGGAAAGAATTGAAAGCCATTTTATAG
- a CDS encoding glutamine synthetase — MKTKEEIIRELREYSSGKVKLAIVDIDGVLRGKVIHRDKALSILEKSFGFCDVVFGWDMLDTLYDNADFTGWHTGYPDAKARIDLSTYRRVPWDHEIPFFLADFRNEKEEGLEICPRNLLKKIIRQASEIGFSPVFSQEFEWFNFKSGGAVGDPIPMTGGMFGYSVLRASQRSPFYNDLFDFMGRFGIPIEGLHTETGPGVYEAAILYSDALEAADRATLFKTAVKEIGARHGITPSFMAKWNETLPGCGGHLHQSLWDAKKTQNVFYDARDPDSMSPLMKNYLAGQLHCLPYLMPMFAPVVNSYKRLVEGAWAPTTATWGVDNRTTAVRVLKGSPEATRIEFRVVGSDVNPYLAIAACLASGLYGIRKKMALTIPKTVGSGYSNKEAAPLPRNLQEATVAMKNSEMATQLFGEVFVKHFCQTREWEWRQYSKAVTDWELKRYFEVI, encoded by the coding sequence ATGAAAACCAAAGAAGAGATTATTCGTGAACTTCGCGAGTATTCTTCCGGAAAGGTCAAACTGGCCATTGTTGATATCGACGGTGTCTTGAGGGGAAAGGTGATCCATCGGGACAAGGCCCTTTCAATCCTGGAAAAGAGTTTCGGTTTCTGCGATGTCGTCTTTGGGTGGGACATGCTGGATACCCTCTACGATAACGCCGATTTTACGGGGTGGCATACCGGTTACCCGGATGCGAAGGCGAGGATCGATCTTTCGACCTATCGACGGGTCCCGTGGGATCATGAGATCCCATTTTTTCTGGCTGATTTCAGGAATGAGAAAGAGGAAGGGCTTGAAATCTGTCCCCGCAATCTTTTGAAAAAAATAATCCGGCAGGCGAGTGAGATCGGGTTTTCCCCAGTCTTCTCCCAGGAGTTTGAGTGGTTTAATTTCAAGTCGGGAGGGGCTGTCGGGGACCCGATCCCGATGACCGGTGGCATGTTTGGGTATTCGGTCCTCCGCGCTTCACAGAGGAGTCCTTTTTATAACGACCTCTTTGATTTCATGGGGCGGTTTGGAATCCCGATTGAGGGGCTTCATACCGAGACCGGGCCCGGTGTCTATGAGGCGGCGATCCTTTACAGCGACGCCCTGGAGGCGGCCGATCGGGCGACCCTCTTCAAGACGGCTGTGAAAGAGATCGGGGCCCGTCACGGGATCACCCCCAGCTTTATGGCCAAGTGGAATGAAACCCTCCCCGGTTGCGGCGGCCATCTTCACCAAAGCCTATGGGATGCCAAAAAGACGCAGAATGTTTTTTACGATGCCAGGGATCCGGACAGTATGAGTCCCTTGATGAAAAATTATCTCGCCGGGCAACTCCATTGCCTTCCTTACCTCATGCCAATGTTTGCCCCGGTCGTGAACAGTTACAAACGGCTTGTCGAAGGGGCCTGGGCCCCGACGACTGCGACCTGGGGGGTTGATAACCGGACGACCGCCGTTCGTGTCTTGAAAGGTTCCCCCGAGGCAACCCGGATTGAGTTTCGTGTCGTCGGTTCGGATGTGAACCCCTACCTCGCGATTGCGGCCTGTCTCGCCTCCGGTCTTTATGGGATCAGAAAGAAAATGGCTTTGACCATCCCGAAGACTGTTGGTAGTGGCTACTCCAACAAAGAGGCGGCGCCTTTGCCGAGGAATCTTCAAGAGGCGACCGTGGCGATGAAGAACTCGGAGATGGCCACCCAACTTTTTGGGGAAGTCTTTGTGAAACATTTCTGCCAGACCCGCGAGTGGGAGTGGCGGCAGTATTCCAAGGCGGTGACCGATTGGGAACTGAAGAGATACTTCGAGGTGATCTGA
- a CDS encoding YwiC-like family protein, whose translation MKKILFPNEHGAWGMLTVAFLIGWLATPDFSLRPWFLVPAALGGFLARYPLGIYFKKKRVARSLQIPLSREKNWFCLYSLFTFLVTIPLFYPLGWFWLLPLVMVSFLSFVGHLVAIVQRKERTFFVEWSAMVGLSTLVPAAAYASILRWSLQPIILWVLFIGYYSWRIGAIRKKVAERREKPVDLRKIGKRELFYSGLFVLAMIIASRIFD comes from the coding sequence ATGAAGAAGATCCTTTTCCCCAATGAACATGGCGCCTGGGGGATGTTGACCGTTGCTTTTCTGATCGGTTGGCTCGCCACCCCCGATTTTTCACTTCGTCCCTGGTTCCTCGTTCCCGCCGCACTCGGCGGTTTTCTGGCCCGCTACCCCTTGGGGATCTATTTCAAAAAAAAGAGGGTCGCCCGGTCCCTTCAGATCCCGCTTTCCCGTGAGAAAAACTGGTTCTGCCTCTACTCCCTTTTCACCTTTCTTGTTACCATCCCCCTGTTCTACCCGCTCGGGTGGTTCTGGCTCCTCCCGCTGGTGATGGTTTCGTTTCTCTCCTTCGTGGGGCACCTCGTCGCGATCGTTCAAAGAAAGGAACGGACCTTTTTTGTCGAGTGGTCGGCGATGGTCGGCCTTTCCACACTGGTCCCGGCGGCCGCCTATGCCTCCATTCTCCGTTGGAGTCTTCAACCGATTATTCTCTGGGTGCTCTTTATCGGCTACTACAGCTGGCGGATCGGTGCGATCCGGAAGAAAGTGGCCGAGCGGAGGGAAAAACCGGTGGATTTGAGGAAGATCGGCAAAAGGGAGCTTTTTTACTCCGGGCTGTTCGTTCTAGCGATGATTATCGCAAGCCGGATTTTTGACTAG
- a CDS encoding STAS domain-containing protein translates to MVSALGNYSVSLFWGDLSAGLIVGIVALPLAIAFAIASGVSPDRGLTTAIIAGFLISVFGGSRVQIGGPTGAFVVIVYQIVQFYGVDGLMIATVMAGVILILMGCLRMGAIIRFIPYPLTVGFTSGIAVVIFSSQIGDFFGFKTGTLPADFMEKWQVYLETFRSLNLVTLSLSLFSIALLVFWPRLNRKIPIPGSIIVILVVTALVQVFHLPVETIGSRFSSLPAALPSPQWPAFSFVQMKNLIGPAFTIALLGAVESLLSATVSDGMIEGRHRSNTELIAQGVANVVVPFFGGIPATGAIARTATNVKNGGRTPVAGMIHAATLLVIVLLFGHWARLIPLCVLAAILVIVSYHMSEWRAFKALLRGPRMDLAVLLTTFLLTVFVDLTVAVEVGMLLSLILFMKRMTDVTSVREVKEALDDDLDETDLREAEDATSQRTIPEGVDVYEAEGAFFFGVSELFRDMMEIGKNPSPVMILRMRHVLLLDATGLRALKDLRKQCLRYKVHLILCGIHAQPLMAMEQSGLLAEFGEKNVLGSLDEALEEASKVSLIK, encoded by the coding sequence CTGGTTTCGGCCTTGGGGAATTATTCCGTTTCCCTGTTTTGGGGGGATCTCTCCGCCGGCTTGATCGTCGGGATTGTGGCCCTTCCCCTGGCGATCGCCTTTGCCATCGCCTCCGGCGTTTCTCCTGACCGCGGTCTCACCACGGCGATTATTGCCGGCTTTTTGATCTCCGTTTTTGGGGGATCCCGTGTCCAGATCGGTGGGCCGACCGGGGCCTTTGTGGTGATCGTTTACCAGATTGTCCAGTTCTACGGCGTTGACGGTTTGATGATCGCCACCGTAATGGCCGGCGTCATCCTGATCTTAATGGGGTGTCTCCGGATGGGGGCGATTATACGGTTTATCCCGTACCCACTGACGGTCGGTTTTACCTCCGGGATTGCCGTCGTTATCTTTTCCTCGCAAATCGGCGACTTCTTCGGATTTAAGACCGGAACCCTTCCCGCTGATTTTATGGAAAAATGGCAGGTCTATCTTGAAACATTTCGCTCTTTGAATCTGGTAACCCTGTCCCTCTCCCTTTTTTCAATAGCCCTCCTGGTTTTCTGGCCTCGCTTGAACCGGAAGATCCCAATCCCGGGGTCAATCATCGTCATTCTGGTCGTTACCGCCCTTGTGCAAGTTTTTCACCTTCCGGTGGAGACGATCGGTTCCCGTTTTTCGTCCCTCCCCGCGGCCTTGCCGTCGCCCCAGTGGCCGGCGTTTTCTTTTGTGCAGATGAAAAACCTGATCGGTCCCGCCTTTACTATCGCCTTGCTGGGGGCGGTCGAATCACTCCTTTCCGCGACGGTTTCCGATGGGATGATTGAGGGGAGACACCGTTCCAACACCGAGCTGATTGCTCAGGGGGTCGCCAATGTCGTAGTCCCGTTTTTTGGAGGGATCCCGGCGACCGGTGCGATTGCGAGGACCGCGACCAACGTCAAAAACGGGGGGCGGACGCCGGTGGCAGGGATGATCCATGCGGCTACCTTGCTTGTGATTGTCCTTTTGTTCGGCCACTGGGCCCGTCTGATCCCGCTCTGTGTGTTGGCCGCCATCCTTGTGATTGTTTCTTACCATATGAGTGAGTGGAGGGCGTTCAAGGCGCTCCTTCGCGGGCCGCGAATGGATCTCGCGGTTTTGCTCACCACATTTCTGCTGACCGTTTTTGTGGACTTAACCGTGGCGGTTGAGGTTGGGATGCTCTTGTCCCTGATCCTCTTCATGAAGAGGATGACCGACGTGACCAGTGTTCGGGAAGTCAAAGAGGCGTTGGATGATGACCTTGATGAGACCGATCTTCGTGAGGCGGAAGATGCCACAAGCCAGCGGACCATCCCTGAAGGGGTCGATGTCTATGAGGCGGAGGGGGCCTTCTTTTTTGGGGTTTCCGAACTCTTTCGGGACATGATGGAGATTGGCAAGAACCCCTCGCCGGTGATGATCCTGCGGATGCGGCATGTTCTGCTGCTGGATGCGACCGGATTGCGTGCCTTGAAGGATTTAAGGAAACAATGCCTCCGTTACAAAGTTCATCTGATCCTCTGCGGGATCCATGCCCAACCGCTGATGGCGATGGAACAGTCCGGGCTTCTGGCCGAGTTTGGAGAAAAAAATGTGTTGGGAAGCCTCGACGAGGCGCTTGAAGAAGCCTCGAAGGTTTCTTTGATTAAATGA
- a CDS encoding aconitate hydratase, whose product MPPIETTQELVAQAYERMEKNLAIVRKRLGRPLSLAEKILYGHLDNPEKEDLIPGKSFLSLRPDRVAMQDATAQMALLQFMSAGRLETAVPTTVHCDHLIRAHAGAASDLKTALTENEEVYHFLESASQKHGIGFWRPGSGIIHQVVLENYAFPGGLMIGTDSHTPNAGGLGMIACGVGGADAVDVMAGFPWEVLAPKRVAVLLTGELNGWTSPKDVILKVCEKLTVKGGTNKIIEYIGLGCESISCTGKGTITNMGAELGATTSLFPFDKRMADYLRATERKEIAGLAEKRKTLLRADPEVEKDPGKYFDELIEIDLNRLEPHVVGPHTPDLARPISALREEAKVQGYPLALRYCLIGSCTNSSYEDIERSADIARQAAAHGAKVKTPLLVTPGSEQVFETIKRDGQLAALEAIGAKVLANACGPCIGQWKREDTQAGEKNSILTSYNRNFPRRNDGNPETNAFIGSPELVVAMALQGSLDFNPLTDELTAGAKKWRLIAPAKADDIPKKGFVRARSGYLAPAKNPSSIEVKIRPGSERLQKLEPFPAWDGKDFEKLPLLFKAKGKCTTDHISPAGPWLKFRGHLDNISNNMFTGAISAFTGEAGKGKNLLTGEGGKSFPEIARDYKKRGIRWVVVGDENYGEGSSREHAAMSPRFLGCATVITRSFARIHETNLKKQGVLPLTFANPGDYDKVQEEDRVSVIGLSQLKPACLVTVLLHHRDGKEEKIAAHHSLSLEQIAWFKAGSALNLIRSRQGGWYGRE is encoded by the coding sequence ATGCCGCCGATTGAAACCACCCAAGAGCTAGTGGCCCAGGCCTATGAGAGGATGGAGAAGAACCTTGCAATAGTTCGCAAGCGGCTGGGGCGTCCTTTGAGCCTTGCCGAAAAAATTCTCTACGGTCATCTCGACAATCCGGAAAAAGAGGATTTGATTCCAGGGAAAAGTTTTCTCTCCCTCCGGCCGGATCGTGTGGCGATGCAGGATGCGACCGCCCAGATGGCGCTTTTGCAATTTATGTCGGCAGGGAGGCTCGAAACCGCTGTCCCGACAACGGTCCACTGCGACCACCTGATTCGTGCGCATGCCGGGGCGGCGAGTGATCTCAAAACCGCCCTCACCGAAAACGAAGAAGTCTATCATTTTCTCGAAAGTGCGTCTCAAAAACATGGGATCGGTTTTTGGAGGCCGGGATCCGGCATCATCCATCAGGTGGTTTTGGAAAACTACGCCTTTCCGGGGGGCCTCATGATCGGGACCGATTCCCACACGCCGAATGCGGGTGGGCTCGGAATGATCGCCTGCGGTGTCGGCGGGGCGGATGCGGTCGATGTGATGGCCGGCTTCCCCTGGGAGGTGCTTGCTCCGAAGAGAGTAGCGGTTCTCCTGACCGGCGAACTGAACGGCTGGACCTCCCCCAAGGATGTCATCCTCAAGGTCTGCGAAAAATTGACTGTCAAAGGGGGGACGAATAAAATTATTGAGTATATCGGGCTCGGTTGCGAATCGATCAGCTGTACGGGGAAGGGGACGATCACCAACATGGGGGCGGAACTGGGGGCGACCACCTCCCTTTTTCCTTTTGACAAACGGATGGCCGACTATTTGAGGGCGACTGAGAGAAAAGAGATTGCGGGACTGGCCGAAAAGCGAAAAACTCTCCTCCGGGCCGACCCGGAGGTGGAAAAGGACCCCGGAAAATATTTTGATGAACTGATCGAGATTGATCTGAATCGTCTGGAACCGCACGTTGTGGGACCCCATACGCCGGATCTGGCAAGACCGATCTCCGCACTGAGAGAGGAGGCCAAGGTCCAGGGGTATCCGTTGGCCCTCCGCTATTGTCTGATCGGGAGTTGCACCAATTCTTCCTATGAAGATATTGAGCGGTCGGCCGATATCGCCCGTCAGGCCGCGGCTCACGGGGCCAAGGTCAAAACCCCCTTGCTGGTTACCCCCGGTTCGGAACAGGTCTTTGAAACGATCAAGCGGGACGGGCAGTTGGCGGCCCTCGAGGCGATTGGTGCGAAGGTCTTGGCCAATGCCTGCGGTCCCTGCATCGGTCAATGGAAGCGGGAGGATACCCAGGCCGGGGAGAAAAATTCCATTTTAACCTCTTATAATCGTAATTTTCCGAGACGGAATGATGGGAATCCCGAAACTAACGCCTTTATCGGTTCCCCGGAACTGGTTGTCGCGATGGCACTCCAGGGGAGCCTTGATTTTAATCCCCTCACGGACGAATTGACGGCAGGGGCAAAAAAATGGCGGCTGATAGCCCCCGCCAAGGCAGACGATATCCCCAAAAAGGGGTTTGTTCGGGCCAGGTCCGGTTACCTCGCGCCGGCGAAGAATCCTTCATCAATTGAGGTCAAAATCAGGCCGGGGAGCGAGCGTTTGCAAAAGTTGGAGCCGTTTCCCGCCTGGGATGGGAAGGATTTTGAAAAACTGCCGCTTCTTTTCAAGGCGAAGGGGAAATGCACGACGGATCATATCTCTCCGGCGGGGCCCTGGCTCAAATTCCGAGGGCATCTGGATAACATCAGCAATAATATGTTTACCGGGGCGATCAGTGCCTTTACCGGCGAGGCGGGGAAGGGAAAAAATCTCCTGACGGGCGAAGGGGGAAAATCGTTTCCCGAGATTGCGCGCGACTACAAAAAGCGGGGAATCCGCTGGGTGGTGGTGGGGGACGAAAATTACGGGGAGGGGAGTTCCCGCGAACATGCCGCGATGAGCCCGCGGTTTCTGGGGTGTGCCACTGTCATCACCCGCAGTTTTGCCCGGATTCACGAAACAAACCTCAAAAAACAGGGGGTCCTGCCGCTCACTTTTGCGAATCCCGGTGATTACGACAAGGTCCAGGAAGAGGATCGGGTGAGTGTTATAGGGCTCTCTCAGTTAAAACCGGCCTGTCTGGTGACTGTTCTGTTGCATCACAGGGATGGGAAAGAAGAAAAAATCGCCGCCCATCATTCCCTTTCTTTGGAACAGATCGCCTGGTTCAAGGCCGGTTCCGCTCTCAATCTCATTCGGAGTCGGCAGGGAGGGTGGTATGGCCGAGAATAA
- the ndk gene encoding nucleoside-diphosphate kinase — translation MSLERTLAIIKPDGVRKNLIGQVLARIEKSGLKVTALQMLKLDQKKAEGFYAVHSKRPFFQSLIRFMTSGPVVVACLEGEGAINHWRGLMGATDPKKAEKGTIRADFADNIEQNIVHGSDAPETAKVEVAYFFK, via the coding sequence ATGTCACTTGAACGTACACTCGCCATCATCAAACCGGATGGCGTCCGGAAAAATTTGATCGGCCAGGTCCTGGCCCGCATCGAAAAATCGGGCCTGAAGGTTACGGCCCTCCAGATGCTCAAACTGGATCAGAAAAAGGCGGAAGGGTTTTATGCGGTTCACAGTAAGAGGCCTTTTTTTCAAAGTCTCATCCGGTTTATGACGTCGGGTCCTGTGGTGGTGGCCTGTCTGGAAGGAGAAGGAGCGATTAACCATTGGCGCGGCTTGATGGGGGCGACCGATCCCAAGAAGGCGGAGAAGGGGACGATCCGCGCCGATTTTGCCGACAACATCGAACAAAATATCGTTCATGGTTCGGATGCGCCGGAAACGGCCAAGGTTGAAGTCGCTTACTTTTTCAAGTGA